GCgttgatatttttcaaaagattttatttGGAAAACTCTGTAATGGAGATTGATCCAAAGACCATTGTCCATACTATCATTTTCTTAGCTTGTAAATCTGAAAACTATTTCATCAGTGTCGACTCTTTCTCCAAGAAGACCAAGGCCAGCAGAGatacaatattaaaatatgaattcAGGATTCTAGAAAGCTTGAagttttctttattatgTCACCATCCTTTTAAGCCTTTGCATGGGTTCTTCCTGGATATCCAAAATGTTTTACATGGAAAAGTTGACGTGAAATATATGGGAGAAATTTACACCAAGACCAAGAAAAGAATATCCGATGCACTATTGACAGACGTGGCATTTTTATTCACTCCACCGCAAATCACTCTTGCTGCTCTTTCGTTAGAGGATGAGCAACTAACGGAGAAATATTTGGAGACTAAATTCAGCAATACCGATACCATCATCGAGGCAAGCAAGGATACCAATGAGAAAGATAAAGATAGCGAGGTCATAAAAGAGGACAGACCAGATAAAATTAACTACATACTGCTACTGTCATTGATCGATCAATGCAAAGAGGTCATGTCTAATCCCTCACAAGTATCAATGGAAGAGGCAAAATCCAGTGCTGCAAAGCTATACTTCTGTAATCATCCAATGAACATAATccaaagaaataaaaagacGCAACCTGATGGAACAGATTCGAAAGAGGAGTCCCCAGTtaagaaacagaaaatatAACCCTACAGATAAGAGAGTTCTCTCAGCATTAAtcacatatataaaccaACGAcattatatgtatatagtttaccattaaatattttccaaatgCATCAAATGATAACGAATTAAAATGTAACTAAATGCAATCAATATGTAGAAAGCTACACGATCACTCTCAGTACATCTTAGAGATCAGTGCTCTTCGTCTAGTTGCAACATGCTTATGTTAATGCTTTCTGTCACTTCAACGAATCATCGAACACGAGTGTCATGTCATCCAAGTCTCAGGAGATCGTAAGAGTTTGAGGCTTTTAGTTTAACTGTGCAACAAGGTTTTGAGGTTCGACACTCTTCAATTACAACGATATTTAAAGTATCACCAAACCCATAACATATAAGATGGTTATTGCGTTATTCAGAAATAGGTTTTATTTGTAAATTTAGTTTATATTTAAGCCTGGTGCGTAAGCGTAGCGATTGTGCCAATAGAACAGACAGGTTCTGATAAATTAACTATAAAGAGACATTAAGATGAGTTTTACTGAAGCTAAGGTTGCTTCTTGCAGAATAACCGTAGGAGTCATTGGGGCAGGTCCAGTAGGTTTGCTGACGGCTCTGATGTTAAGCAAGCGGGGTTACATTGTGACCATATTTGATTACCgtgatttatttgatgaCGACGGTTGTGGTTCAAGTTCTTTACGTTCAATAAATCTGGCTCTTTCTAATAGAGGAATTAGTTCAATAAGGAGTGTCGATGCCAAGTTATGTGATAAAATTTTGCAAGAGGTTGTTCCAATGAAGGGAAGAATGATACACGACGTCAGTGGTTCAGAAGACGCTCAGTTGTATGGAATTCATGGTGAATGCATTAATTCCATCGGTAGAGCCTTATTGAACCATATTTTAATGGAAAACGTTAAAAAGGATAACCAGATAATGGGAACCTTTAGcaatattacaattaaagaaaagcATAAATTGCTGTCAATCAAATTTAGTGACCATGAATATGGGAAACAACTTTGCAGTTTCCAAACATCTAGTCCTTCTAAGAGTATAGAAAATTTTGAGTTTGATTTCGTTATGGGCTGTGACGGAAGCTACTCACAAACAAGATCACAAATAGCTGAAACAATAGCTGTGAAACAGACAGTTCAGGATGTGGACCGAAAATATGTTGAATTAAGATTCGAACCAAATAAAGATGGTTCCTATATTTTTTCAGAGAACTATCTACATATTTGGCCTAGAGATAACTTTATGTTAATAGCGTTACCGAACAATGATGGGTCATTTACTGCGACTTTCTTTGCTTCCGTTGAAATATTCCACAAATTAATGGCCATGGATAAAGATgagtttcaaaattttattacgtccaattttgaagatgtGACGAACATAGTGCATATAGATGTTTTTATGGAGTGCCTATATCAAAATTCTGGGAATGATTTGAACTGTAGAACGTGCTATCCATACCATGTTGATGGAGGGAAAGCTTTATTATTAGGAGATGCTGCTCATAGCATGGTACCATTTTATGGGCAAGGATTGAACTGTGGATTTGAGGACGTTAAATTCTTGCAAAGTATGCTAGATCAGCATAATGATGACAGAAACTTAGCATTTAGGGATTTCTCCCGTCTAAGAGTCCAAGACCATTTAGCTATAATTGACATGTCTAAGAGAAATTACTTCGAGATGTCGCATGATGTTGTCTCAAACATGTTCATTGTTAAAAAGTGTCTTGACAACTTTTTACATAGAATCTTAAAAGACTATTGGATCCCACAGTATACTATGGTCACATTCCGTGACGATATCAGCTATTCGAAGGTTGAACAGTTATCAAACTTCCACAAAAAGATCACCAACATTATGCTGTTTGCAACCGGATTTGGTTCATCCGTAGCTATTATTAGACTAGTCCACAGACTATTTGAAAAGTCCTCTAAATAAATACACttcatataaatatgcCTTTTATACTTAACTTTCTCTCAATATTCAGTTTGAATAATGCTGTTTTCTTCCCACCCGTTAATTAAAAAgtcatcaaatattttccaaTGATAGTTACAACTACAAGTGATACCATCGCTAAAGTATAATCCATGTTAAACATTAATAACTTCATTAACCAACTATTTACTacttttgaattattttatattagtGACGCTGACACCTCTGATGGCTTGAATCATATCATACGGACACACATCGCTACTTCTGTTTAAAATGTCAACAAACCGGAATCAGGATAAATTATGATCTATAAAGAGACTTATGGATGCCAAAACATATAAAAGTCGTTGTAAAGAGGAGACTCTACCGACGTGGACCGATTAGAAACTGAGTAGAATACTTGGGGTACAGAAACTCCCATTTAGTTTGCGTTAGGGAAGGTATTATAAGCATTAAAAATGACTACTCAACTCCGatatgaaaatgatgatggtGATTTATTTACTAATAAAAGCACTATGCTTGCTAACTTTGAGAAATGGATCAAATTGGCAACTGACAACAAGATTAATTCTAGGAATAGTTGGAATTTCGGGTTGATTGATTATTTCCACGACTTAAACGTGCTGAAAGATTCAGAAGATAACATCAACTTCCAAAAAGCTTCTGCAACCCTAGATGGTTGTATCAAGATTTACTCATCAAGAGTAGATTCTGTCTCTACTGAAACAAGCAAGCTACTTAGTGGGTTAGCAcaaaagagaaaagaaaaacaagaaGGCAATGGGGAAGGCGATAATGAAGGAGGAGATGACCAATCTTCAAAGGATAAAAATAGTGATGACATACAAATTGATCCTTTAACGGGACTTCCCATAGATATGGATGACGATGGAACAAATACAAGGAGAAGAGTATACAATAGAATGGTAGAGACGACGTTAGTAGACTTCAACGTTATTAAACTAAAAGCA
The Tetrapisispora phaffii CBS 4417 chromosome 11, complete genome DNA segment above includes these coding regions:
- the CCL1 gene encoding TFIIH complex kinase subunit CCL1 (similar to Saccharomyces cerevisiae CCL1 (YPR025C); ancestral locus Anc_7.431), producing the protein MSVKQKKKVLEKPEGYKVISDDDLFRSSSQYRLWSFTKEQLDTKRVDTNAHAVAAIEEKLTMFKKDYASDISEEDAKMINEKAIPLTAEEELKLVDFYAKKVQGIAQHLNLPTEVVSSALIFFKRFYLENSVMEIDPKTIVHTIIFLACKSENYFISVDSFSKKTKASRDTILKYEFRILESLKFSLLCHHPFKPLHGFFLDIQNVLHGKVDVKYMGEIYTKTKKRISDALLTDVAFLFTPPQITLAALSLEDEQLTEKYLETKFSNTDTIIEASKDTNEKDKDSEVIKEDRPDKINYILLLSLIDQCKEVMSNPSQVSMEEAKSSAAKLYFCNHPMNIIQRNKKTQPDGTDSKEESPVKKQKI
- the BNA4 gene encoding kynurenine 3-monooxygenase (similar to Saccharomyces cerevisiae BNA4 (YBL098W); ancestral locus Anc_7.429), which produces MSFTEAKVASCRITVGVIGAGPVGLLTALMLSKRGYIVTIFDYRDLFDDDGCGSSSLRSINLALSNRGISSIRSVDAKLCDKILQEVVPMKGRMIHDVSGSEDAQLYGIHGECINSIGRALLNHILMENVKKDNQIMGTFSNITIKEKHKLLSIKFSDHEYGKQLCSFQTSSPSKSIENFEFDFVMGCDGSYSQTRSQIAETIAVKQTVQDVDRKYVELRFEPNKDGSYIFSENYLHIWPRDNFMLIALPNNDGSFTATFFASVEIFHKLMAMDKDEFQNFITSNFEDVTNIVHIDVFMECLYQNSGNDLNCRTCYPYHVDGGKALLLGDAAHSMVPFYGQGLNCGFEDVKFLQSMLDQHNDDRNLAFRDFSRLRVQDHLAIIDMSKRNYFEMSHDVVSNMFIVKKCLDNFLHRILKDYWIPQYTMVTFRDDISYSKVEQLSNFHKKITNIMLFATGFGSSVAIIRLVHRLFEKSSK